From Symphalangus syndactylus isolate Jambi chromosome 5, NHGRI_mSymSyn1-v2.1_pri, whole genome shotgun sequence:
tTCTTCTATGGGTTCATTATTTTGTCAACTGATATAAATGTTAGTGTTTGATCATATGGTACGTAAATATGGATATCAGATTCACACTGAAGATTGCACCATTGTCATTATAATATGCTTTGCATTTGATTCAATGTTGTCTGATGTTACTAAACCGCCTTCTGGTTTCTGTTTGCATTTGCTTGTTATATCTTTGCTTATCCTTTTCCTTTCGACCTTTCTCAATCACATGGTTACAGATGTGTCTCACATATCCATACATCAAGAAACAAGTTGGAATCTGTGAATACGATCATGAGCCCATTGACACACCGCCCACCCTCATGGCACCCGTGTTCTTTCAGGACAACAGACATAAAAGGAGGCACTATGTTTGTTTTACTTGCTACTTCATAGAACTAAGCATAGTCCCTGACATATACGAGGATAAGCATGAATATATATTGAGTAaataagcttattttttaaaagcatttacttAATCAAAATGCTATTGAAGGCTTTAGGGTAAAATTGTGCAGAGCTAGAGGAACATTTGAAAGAGAGACCTGACCTAGGGATGGGAAAGCTCCCCTATGAAGTGACTCTTCAGCTCAAAGAGGCAGGACAATGAAGAATGGGAAAAGTATTCCAGAAAAGGAAACATAATTTTCTTCCAATTTTCATTCAGCTGTATTTTCTAGTTGTGTACAGaaagtaacatttataaaataagtaaatatcttAAACAGAGCAAGCACTAAAGAGAGCAATTTCTGGCCACTATCAGGACTTACGATAAACAGGATAAGGCAAGGGTAGGCAATCAGGAAAAGACTCCCCCAGAATTGCCAGTTGATGATTTGTTTATCTAAATatcaaattgataaataaaacttTGTCGGTAAAGATATCTTTTCATCATCTCTAAAGTAAGATTTCTCTCTTCAGAGTTGCtatgaaaattaaagaatagTTAAAATAAGCTACCTTAAATCCAGTTTCAAACAAGGCAATACATAATCATGTAAAAATAAGTGAGGTTCCTAGTGCAATGCCTACtacatacagtcatgcatcactcaatgacagggatgccttctagggaatgtgttgttaggcgatttcatcattgtgcgaACCTCATGAGTGTATTTACACAatcctagatggtgtagcctactacacacctaggctatctggtataacctattgctcctaggctacaaatgtttatagtatgttactgtactgaatactgtaggcaactgtaatacAATGTAAgtatctaaacatacctaaacacagaaaaggcacaataaaaatacagtgttataatcttatggaaccacaATAGTGTGTACAGTTCATTATTGACTGAAATGTAATTATGTGGTTCATGATTtattaggcattcaataaatgattgCTATTGTTGTTATAAGTAGACGAGTAAAATAtagttttttcttctgtaaaatatatgtaatactacttattttatagaattattttgaagattaaattaaatttagaaatgtaTGTACAGTATATATTACTGTGTTTAGAATTTAGGaggtattggccaggcacggtagctcatgcctgtaatcccagcactttgggaggcagagacaggtggatcatctgaggtcaggagtttgagaccagcctggccaacgtggtgaaaccccatctctactaaaaaaaaaaaaaatacagaaagttaactggccgcttttttttttaaccaaaaaagtgATCTGATTTTAATAGtgtttataataaacattttttaaaatgacctaCATAAATCGGGCAGTTGGCTCTATGCATGAATTTGAGATCCTTCTCGAGAAGGATAAAATTATAGgtcattaaatttttgtttatttctgttaatTCTCTGGCTTCAATATAGAATTAcagtatctttctctctctctctttttttttttatttttgagtggtAAGAAGCTCTGTGGCTCCATCAGAATGGCAACCTCCCCTGGAAAGTCAAGTCATCTTTACTTGTTTATTCAATTTCTTCTCATTTCATAGCTCCTCGTTTCTTCTAGAAACTTTGCCATACGCACCTTACTTTTCCAAATGCTTATGAATTCTTTTCTTCATCACATTAAATTTTGTTATGCTACCAATTCTACCTACCTATTCATGTATCTTTATCTAAACTTGACCCTCATAGCACGCAAAACAGGATGGGGAATTTCCCCTCTTCTTTCTGTGACAATGTGCATCATTCCTGCGTTAGTTTTTAACACCAAACTACCTACATTCATCAtttccctcatttttcttttattttcttgcatttgTGAATTAGTTCAAGAATGCTAGAAAAGTGTCGAGTTGTGCACATCCATTTCTTGTTTCACAATGTTTAAAAGTGACAGTAATACATtttgtaaactaaaaaaaaaaaggttggaatAGTGAGCATAATAGTTACAACCTAATACATTATTATGTTTATTAACTTTgagacccagaaataaattcttttcttttctttattcttgctcttaaaaatacaaaaaaaaaaagttttgttttgtgttatttttgatTTGTTTATTGGGGGGGCTTTTTTTGATTGTCAGGATTATGATCTTGCTGTTTTTCTTCAATATGTATACAAGGTGATGTGAAAAGATGACATGGGCAGAGTAGTAAGAACAAGTAGGCTTGTTCTTCTACTTTGCTTCAGAATTCTGTTAATGCCAAAAGCAAAGGTCAAGCCCATGTTGATGTCTCGTTGCTCACCTGCATTTCCAGATAGTGTGGCACTCATGCAGtccctgagaaaaataaaatcagggaCATGCTTCTCCttttagccttttaaaaattcaaaacattgcTCTTCCGCTGCCGCCGTGGGAATGGAAACATCTGCCCCACGTGCCGGAAGCCAAGTGGTGGCGACAACTGCGTGCCACTCCGCGTCCTACGGCGCAGATCCTCTACGTGTGTCCTCGCGAGACAAGCTCACCGAAATGGCCGCGTCCAGTCAAGGAAAGTTTGAGGGAAATTTTGAGTCACTGGACCTTGCGGAATTTGCTAAGAAGCAGCCATGGTGGCGTAAGCTCTTCGGGCAGGAATCTGGACCTTCAGCAGAAAAGTATAGCGTGGCAACCCAGCTGTTCATTGGAGGTGTCACTGGATGGTGCACGGGTTTCATATTCCAGAAGATTGGAAAGTTGGCTGCAACAGCTGTGGGAGGTGGATTTTTTCTCCTTCAGCTTGCAAACCATACTGGGTACATCAAAGTTGACTGGCAACGAGTGGAGAAGGACATGAAGAAAGCCAAAGAGCAGCTGAAGATCCGTAAGAGCAATCAGATACCTACTGAGGTCAGGAGCAAAGCTGAGGAGGTGGTGTCATTTGTGAAGAAGAATGTTCTAGTGACTGGGGGATTTTTCGGAGGCTTTCTGCTTGCCGTGGCATCCTAAGGAAGATGACCTCATGTTCATTGTTCCTGATTTTTTCCAGCCAGCAGCCTCTACACTCCATCATAGGACATcgagtccctcctcctcttctcccatgCCTTCCTCCCTGCCATGGCAAATCCCAGTGGCTTCTATAAGCATCTGCTGGTACAAGTTAATGTGGCACCATGAGCTTGATGGTGGCAGAAGAGACAATAGTCCTTAGCTCTCCTCCCAGTACACCCCCTACTTGGTCAGTCTGTAGGTCAACAAGAAGGTTCCTTTGCCGCTATGCAAGACACTTATGAGAAAGCATTGCAAGATGGCTGACCGTGGAGGATGAATGGATTCTGAAAGGTTGTCCCAAACTGTTGATTTGGAAAAGAAATAAGCACATAGATAACCTTATTGTGTGCTGCATGGAAAGGAACTGAATACATTTGCCTTTAagcatgaaaaaaaattcaaaacatttagTCCAAGGGAACTTTTTATGCTATCAGGAAAGGTTTTTGCCATTTTTGATTGATTGTCACAGCCAagtactttgttttctttctccctaATTAATAACTACATTCCATGAGGCCTCTTCCAACTAGAGAGGCCTTTTCTTCCAGAAGAGTCCCACAGGAGATGCTGGTTTGATGGGCACCATTGGCTGAGTAAACTAGATGCAGGAAGCAGTCCTTGGGGCCAGTCTGCCAGCTGAGTCCTGGTTTTGGTGAAGAGTTGATGAGATACTGGGCCAGGCTCAATGCTGTAGTTTTAATGCTAAGAAGTTAAGTTTACTTCACAGAGTACACCTCTTAGTAACCTCCGACTTAGGCAGCTGCTTAAAGCAAATTGCAAAACTGGCTTGATTTGGAATGTTTTtattagaggaaaaaagaaagccatAGTATCTGGaaaaaacttcattttaaatatCCATTATTCAACAAATTATGTTCAGAAAGTGGTCAGAACTTAAgcgagaaaagtgaagaaagaatGCAGAATGGTGGATCAACAATTCAGGAAATATTTCTACCTGAATACTTGCACTCTTGAAGTCATAACAAAATAATGATGAGCTTTTAACATCACCTTTATGGTTTCAATCCCTAGCTCAAAGCTTTCTggaatcttttatattttgtaaactttttcttcttttgttaaaataaaacattcaatgtttaaaaaaataaaaaatgaaaataaaaaggtaaatcaGATGGGCTTACTGAAGTAAGCAATACAGTTTCCCAAATGCACAAATATCATGGAATTATGAATAAAAATCTGAGTAGGagtgtttatttttgttacaaTATCTCTATGGGAGAACCCAGAGAGAAAGTGAAACCGGTTGTACCCTATAAGCCTCTTAAAACGCAGACTTAGGGTTTGCTACATACATCCAGTGTGGAAATAAAATGCTTCTCGGATTTTATTGATTCCATCAATCCAGGATCGTAAGTATGTAATCAGGTATGTTTCAggatattgcattttaaaatagcattcttattttatttgtgtaatcTCTTGTTGTCTTCCAAATCTGTTATTTGGGCACTTGACTTAGGCAATAAATaatctcatgttttcttcttgaGTTCTGTAAACAGCATAAAAAAGGAAGCAATTTGGCATCATCATCTAAATATTAACTAAGCATTGCAAAAGTAAAGAGTTTTGTTCAACGCTCTCCAGATTATCTGACACAATCCCTCCCTGGATGCagcatgtatttttaaagcaaaaaagaacgtataaaattcaaaataagttaTATTAGACTGCTAAAACAATCATCAAGATCattcagggataaatcccactttcACACAAGCCTCAGCATAATGCTTAGATGTAAGGACTTTCTTAACCTGAATCGAGCACAACATCGTCCCGATTCTCCATTTTACCCCAAGCACCAAAAACTTGGTAGGAAATGGATTATAAAAATGGAAGTATATGTTTATATTGCTATCTTATCTTGTGATGTGAAAGAGAGCTTCTTGAACTTGATTACAGGCctggattaaaagaaaaatttgtcaCAAATCCCCAGTGTTTACTTATGTTGCCTTTCATGATAATATTACTTACACTTTCCTTGTATaaaaaattacatgtatttaACAAGCATTTTCAGAAGTGCCTCTTACTCCATGCTAGAGACTGTGATCCAAgcattataataataatactaagtaAAAATTTTGTTTCTAGGTTTTAGA
This genomic window contains:
- the LOC129481783 gene encoding FUN14 domain-containing protein 2-like; protein product: METSAPRAGSQVVATTACHSASYGADPLRVSSRDKLTEMAASSQGKFEGNFESLDLAEFAKKQPWWRKLFGQESGPSAEKYSVATQLFIGGVTGWCTGFIFQKIGKLAATAVGGGFFLLQLANHTGYIKVDWQRVEKDMKKAKEQLKIRKSNQIPTEVRSKAEEVVSFVKKNVLVTGGFFGGFLLAVAS